Proteins encoded together in one Bosea sp. (in: a-proteobacteria) window:
- a CDS encoding FAD-dependent oxidoreductase has translation MNPERIVVIGAGHSGVQLAASLREGGFQGPLTLVDAQDELPYQRPPLSKEFMKGGDCVRLRPASFYIDKQIELATGRAVATLDRAATTVTLSDGTTLRYDHLVLATGARPRRLAVPGAGNNGVMTLHTHADAARLRPRLAGASDIVIVGAGFIGLEFASSARAMGKRVTVVEAGDRIMARAVSPIMSDFFLARHRASGIDIMTGTGVTAIHGTPGGVTGVSLGGGGMLPADLVVLGVGVVANDEIAAGAGLKTDNGIAVDAMLRTADPRISAIGDCALHPSRFTGRPTRIESVQNALDQARCVARRLLGEPAPYEALPWFWSDQAGVKLQIAGIGGEIRDHCLRGDPEARSFSVFCLDARDEAVIVESVNQPADHMSSRRFLGRAPLTRAQAMDPHYNLRTHV, from the coding sequence ATGAACCCCGAACGGATTGTTGTCATCGGCGCCGGCCACAGCGGAGTGCAGCTTGCCGCCTCGCTCCGGGAAGGCGGCTTCCAGGGGCCGCTCACGCTCGTCGACGCCCAGGACGAACTGCCTTACCAGCGGCCGCCGCTCTCCAAGGAGTTCATGAAGGGCGGCGACTGCGTGCGCCTGCGCCCGGCCAGTTTCTATATCGATAAGCAGATCGAGCTGGCGACAGGGCGGGCGGTCGCGACCCTGGACCGCGCGGCCACGACCGTGACGCTCAGCGACGGGACGACCCTGCGCTACGACCATCTGGTGCTGGCGACGGGCGCGCGCCCGCGACGGCTTGCCGTCCCCGGCGCCGGGAACAACGGCGTCATGACCTTGCACACGCATGCCGATGCCGCGCGGTTGCGGCCTAGGCTGGCCGGCGCGAGCGACATCGTCATCGTCGGGGCGGGGTTCATCGGCCTCGAATTCGCGTCGTCCGCCAGGGCCATGGGCAAGCGCGTCACCGTGGTCGAGGCCGGTGATCGCATCATGGCGCGGGCGGTCTCCCCGATCATGTCCGATTTCTTCCTTGCCAGGCACCGGGCAAGCGGCATCGACATCATGACCGGAACGGGCGTCACGGCGATCCACGGCACGCCAGGCGGGGTCACCGGCGTCAGCCTCGGCGGCGGCGGCATGCTGCCGGCGGACCTCGTCGTCCTCGGCGTCGGTGTCGTCGCGAATGACGAGATCGCGGCCGGGGCCGGCCTGAAGACGGACAACGGCATCGCGGTCGATGCGATGCTGCGCACGGCCGACCCCCGCATCTCGGCGATCGGCGATTGCGCCCTCCATCCCAGCCGCTTCACTGGGCGCCCGACGCGGATCGAATCGGTCCAGAACGCCCTCGATCAGGCCCGCTGCGTGGCGCGTCGGCTTCTCGGCGAGCCGGCACCCTATGAGGCGCTGCCCTGGTTCTGGAGCGATCAGGCCGGGGTCAAGCTGCAGATCGCCGGGATCGGCGGCGAGATCCGCGACCATTGCCTGCGCGGCGATCCGGAAGCGCGATCCTTCTCGGTCTTCTGTCTCGACGCCAGGGACGAGGCCGTCATCGTCGAATCCGTCAACCAGCCGGCCGACCACATGTCGTCGCGCCGCTTTCTCGGCCGCGCTCCGCTGACGCGCGCGCAGGCCATGGACCCGCATTACAATCTACGGACGCATGTGTGA
- a CDS encoding thiamine pyrophosphate-binding protein: MSKTAAHAIIDHLVAEGVKYIFICPPTNHSFPFLDALYDRQNEIKPILVRHEAMAPWMAEAWYRMTGQPGVFHVGAGPALANTVIGVMTAYGCGSAIIGISGNVNSEFFGRNGMQEIQGKTFAEGHRILEPVVKRLWQVTNAGKMPEVMTQAFAAATTGRPGPVHIDVPMDVFEQSSPETTRSGARHRPSGLPSASPEQAAAAFDLIAKAKAPVLLAGGGTIAAKAGANLRALAELMSIPVVTSYTGKGALPDDHALAAGPVGAMGVPGAMKAVQEADLVIALGHRFGEHSTCGWEVGLPYSFPPAKLIQIDIDPVEIGRYYPVEIGLQADINATLGQWIELARKRGLRDGLKDGPRERTTRERRQADRDRMKPHLSDNTGPIRPERLVAELRAALGRNAVMIPDAGNNGNYFNTLWDVYEPGTYIADRGSAAMGYAPAAALGVKLAEPDRDVVAVTGDGCMTQVNWVLGTAAEYNIPAKFVVINDSALGGCLGAQNGIFDGRVLGTRFEYHNNSGPYDQDFAMLARSYGVEGKRVTSPDELAGAIAEMLAHPAPYVLDVVIDKTARPIGAGRIPLSNIRQSRVSTLV, translated from the coding sequence ATGTCCAAGACCGCAGCGCACGCAATCATAGATCATCTTGTTGCCGAGGGGGTTAAATATATTTTCATCTGCCCTCCCACCAACCACTCATTCCCGTTTCTCGATGCGCTCTATGACCGGCAAAACGAGATCAAGCCGATCCTCGTCCGCCACGAGGCCATGGCTCCGTGGATGGCCGAAGCCTGGTACCGCATGACCGGCCAGCCGGGCGTGTTCCATGTCGGTGCCGGCCCCGCGCTGGCGAATACGGTGATCGGCGTCATGACGGCCTATGGCTGCGGCTCCGCGATCATCGGCATCAGCGGCAACGTCAACAGCGAGTTCTTCGGCCGCAACGGCATGCAGGAAATACAGGGCAAGACCTTTGCCGAAGGCCACCGCATCCTCGAGCCGGTCGTCAAGCGGCTCTGGCAGGTGACGAATGCGGGCAAGATGCCCGAGGTGATGACGCAGGCCTTCGCGGCGGCGACGACGGGCAGGCCGGGCCCCGTCCATATCGACGTGCCGATGGATGTCTTCGAGCAATCGAGCCCCGAGACGACGCGCAGCGGGGCACGGCATCGCCCCAGCGGCCTGCCGTCGGCTTCGCCGGAGCAGGCCGCCGCCGCGTTCGATCTGATCGCCAAGGCGAAGGCGCCCGTTCTTCTCGCCGGCGGCGGCACGATCGCGGCGAAAGCCGGCGCGAACCTGCGCGCGCTGGCGGAGCTGATGTCGATTCCGGTCGTCACCTCCTATACCGGCAAGGGGGCCCTGCCCGACGACCATGCGCTGGCGGCGGGCCCGGTCGGCGCCATGGGTGTCCCCGGCGCGATGAAGGCGGTTCAGGAAGCCGATCTGGTGATCGCGCTGGGCCATCGTTTCGGCGAGCATTCGACCTGCGGCTGGGAAGTCGGGCTGCCTTACAGCTTCCCGCCGGCCAAGCTCATCCAGATCGATATCGATCCCGTCGAGATCGGCCGCTACTACCCGGTCGAGATCGGCCTGCAGGCCGACATCAACGCCACGCTCGGGCAATGGATCGAACTGGCGCGCAAGCGGGGCCTCCGTGACGGCCTCAAGGACGGTCCGCGCGAGCGCACCACGCGGGAGCGCCGGCAGGCCGACCGCGATCGCATGAAGCCGCATCTGAGCGACAATACCGGCCCGATTCGCCCGGAACGGCTGGTCGCCGAACTGCGTGCCGCGCTCGGGCGCAACGCCGTCATGATCCCCGACGCCGGCAACAACGGCAATTACTTCAACACGCTATGGGACGTGTACGAGCCGGGGACCTATATCGCCGATCGCGGCAGCGCCGCCATGGGCTATGCGCCGGCGGCGGCGCTGGGCGTGAAGCTCGCCGAGCCTGACCGCGACGTCGTCGCGGTCACGGGCGATGGCTGCATGACCCAGGTCAACTGGGTTCTGGGGACGGCCGCCGAGTACAACATCCCGGCCAAGTTCGTGGTCATCAACGACTCGGCGCTCGGCGGCTGCCTTGGCGCGCAGAACGGCATCTTCGATGGCCGCGTGCTCGGCACGCGCTTCGAGTACCACAACAACAGCGGCCCCTACGATCAGGACTTCGCCATGCTCGCCCGCTCCTACGGCGTCGAGGGCAAGCGCGTCACCTCGCCGGACGAGCTCGCCGGGGCGATCGCCGAGATGCTGGCGCACCCGGCGCCCTATGTGCTCGACGTCGTGATCGACAAGACCGCGAGACCCATCGGAGCCGGGCGCATACCTTTGTCCAACATCCGACAGAGCCGCGTCAGCACCCTCGTCTAG
- a CDS encoding extracellular solute-binding protein, which produces MNRRQALALGGSAVVAPALIGGRAFAQAAAVEIGTFAGGNFDIVRDVAVPAFKKENPGATINVVMRTAADHYPKLLVTRDKPREAGGMWNDTFSALGSKAGLFAPFDPALVPEQKRLNQDLQPKNGLGIAVAVQPYGIAYNPKYVEKPKSWFDLFNPKYAGRVGMHYNFWDQYVALAYALGKDERSIDAAIDEWAKHKANIGSWTTNFTTLQEQIDKGDIWLGPNWGGFTTAAQRAGASIAFAWPEEGATQQTIIAHVNANVDPAVNKVAQSFLNTWLTTDFQEAYLNRMSLSPSNPNAVISPEMAALEGVVTPERLRTRRLIQYDYALVGNNLADIRKRIEERLR; this is translated from the coding sequence ATGAACAGAAGGCAGGCTCTTGCGCTGGGCGGATCTGCGGTGGTGGCTCCCGCGCTGATCGGCGGGCGGGCGTTCGCGCAGGCCGCGGCCGTCGAAATCGGCACGTTCGCCGGCGGTAACTTCGATATCGTGCGCGACGTGGCGGTGCCGGCCTTCAAGAAGGAAAACCCCGGCGCGACGATCAATGTCGTGATGCGGACGGCGGCGGACCATTATCCGAAGCTGCTGGTGACGCGTGACAAGCCGCGTGAAGCCGGCGGCATGTGGAACGACACCTTCTCGGCTCTCGGCAGCAAGGCGGGATTGTTCGCGCCCTTCGATCCCGCCCTCGTTCCCGAGCAGAAGCGGCTCAACCAGGATCTTCAGCCCAAGAACGGGCTCGGCATCGCGGTCGCGGTTCAGCCCTACGGCATCGCCTACAATCCGAAATACGTCGAGAAGCCGAAATCCTGGTTCGACCTGTTCAACCCGAAATATGCCGGCCGCGTCGGCATGCATTACAACTTCTGGGACCAGTACGTCGCCTTGGCCTATGCGCTCGGCAAGGACGAGAGGTCGATCGATGCAGCGATCGACGAATGGGCCAAGCATAAGGCCAATATCGGCTCCTGGACGACCAATTTCACGACATTGCAGGAGCAGATCGACAAGGGCGATATCTGGCTGGGCCCGAACTGGGGTGGCTTCACCACCGCCGCGCAGCGCGCGGGGGCGAGCATCGCCTTCGCCTGGCCCGAAGAGGGCGCCACGCAGCAGACCATCATCGCCCATGTGAACGCCAACGTCGATCCGGCCGTCAACAAGGTCGCCCAGAGCTTCCTCAACACCTGGCTGACGACGGATTTCCAGGAGGCGTATCTCAATCGCATGAGCCTGTCGCCTTCCAACCCGAACGCGGTGATCTCGCCGGAGATGGCGGCGCTCGAAGGCGTGGTCACGCCGGAAAGGCTGCGCACCAGGCGCCTGATCCAGTACGATTATGCCCTCGTCGGCAACAATCTGGCCGACATCCGCAAGCGCATCGAGGAGCGTTTGCGCTAG
- a CDS encoding cytochrome P450, whose translation MPLTMDAAVSPPVFDVDPFSDEVLSNLYDYQARLRAAGPVVYIPRYDIYAVGRYAEVQQAMSDWKNFSSASGTGLGNIKKGDSWRIPSAIVEVDPPDHTRVRSALMKVLSPIVVRSWRAGFDKEAGEIADELVSRGRFDGVKDLVEPFVLKVFPDALGLDDEGRQNLLVIGDLTANGFGPNNELTRRATEAVEPLLPWFDSKFERQNMLPTGFGARIWELADAGELDMEWLPGILRTFLRGGTDTVISGVSSTLHKLATHPRQWDLLKQDPSLTRAAFEEAIRLESPAQFIFRTTTREQDLAGYRLAAAMKVMCSLASANRDPLRWEQPEEYDITRRNVGHMALGAGVHVCIGQMIARAEAEAVIGAVTARVARLELDGPAVYRKSNGARRLDSLPLRVTPK comes from the coding sequence ATGCCCCTCACAATGGACGCCGCCGTATCGCCCCCCGTCTTCGACGTGGACCCTTTCAGCGACGAGGTGCTCAGCAACCTCTATGACTACCAGGCCCGGCTGCGCGCGGCTGGACCGGTCGTCTATATCCCACGATACGATATCTACGCCGTCGGCCGCTACGCCGAGGTGCAGCAGGCCATGAGCGACTGGAAGAACTTCTCTTCCGCGTCGGGCACGGGGCTCGGCAACATCAAGAAGGGCGATTCCTGGCGCATCCCCAGCGCCATCGTCGAGGTCGACCCGCCCGATCACACGCGGGTGCGCTCGGCCCTGATGAAGGTGCTCTCCCCGATCGTCGTCCGCTCCTGGCGCGCCGGCTTCGACAAGGAGGCGGGCGAGATCGCCGACGAGCTCGTCAGCCGCGGCCGGTTCGACGGCGTCAAGGACCTGGTCGAGCCCTTCGTGCTCAAGGTCTTTCCTGACGCGCTCGGCCTCGACGACGAGGGGCGCCAGAACCTGCTCGTCATCGGCGATCTGACGGCGAACGGTTTTGGCCCCAACAACGAGCTGACGCGCCGCGCGACCGAGGCGGTCGAACCCCTGCTGCCGTGGTTCGATTCGAAATTCGAGCGCCAGAACATGCTGCCGACCGGGTTCGGCGCGCGGATCTGGGAGCTCGCGGATGCCGGCGAACTGGACATGGAGTGGCTGCCGGGCATCCTGCGCACATTCCTGCGCGGCGGCACCGACACGGTGATCAGCGGCGTGTCGAGCACGCTGCACAAGCTCGCCACCCATCCGCGGCAATGGGATCTCCTCAAGCAGGACCCGTCATTGACGCGCGCGGCCTTCGAGGAGGCGATCCGCCTGGAATCGCCGGCGCAGTTCATCTTCCGCACCACGACCCGTGAGCAGGATCTGGCCGGATACCGGCTCGCCGCCGCGATGAAGGTGATGTGCTCGCTGGCCTCGGCCAACCGCGATCCGTTGCGGTGGGAGCAGCCGGAGGAATACGACATCACGCGCCGGAATGTCGGGCATATGGCGCTCGGCGCCGGTGTCCATGTCTGCATCGGGCAGATGATCGCCAGGGCGGAGGCCGAGGCCGTGATCGGCGCGGTCACGGCGCGCGTGGCACGCCTGGAGCTGGACGGCCCTGCGGTTTACCGCAAGAGCAATGGCGCGCGCCGGCTGGACAGCCTGCCGCTGCGCGTCACCCCCAAATAG
- a CDS encoding aldehyde dehydrogenase family protein, which translates to MTTQHEDFTGFVDGRPLPPTGDATDLVDPATGRTWARAFGSADHVDAAVAAASAAFLRNDWRQLTPFDRAALLRRLAELIRANAEPLAEFESLANGKTHAVTRREMTATARWYDFYASAVEIRDDISRSPSPFTEARIVREPLGVVVAITPFNGALSLGSWKIAPALAMGNSVILKPPVESPASSLMLARLALEAGFPPGIVNVVLGDGSVGERVATHPDVAMVSFTGSSAVARRLGEKAAASMKRFVCEAGGKSAHIVFADADLGSAVRAATQGAFSATGQVCVAGSRLLVQEEIFETFLAQFIAAAKNIRIGPPSLATSHLGPLASKRQKTRVTAFLEEAIAEGATVAFKGTLPDMPAEYADGFWFAPTILTGVAAPMRICREEVFGPVVTVQPFRTEAEAVTLANGTEYGLAAGFWTRDAARIHRLACALQAGSVWVNTYRAMNVMLPFGGYKQSGMGRENGIEALDEFAQIKTIVVDHAAHPDHFA; encoded by the coding sequence ATGACCACCCAGCATGAGGACTTCACCGGTTTCGTCGACGGCAGGCCGCTGCCGCCGACAGGCGATGCCACCGATCTCGTCGACCCCGCGACCGGCCGGACCTGGGCGCGCGCCTTCGGCAGCGCCGATCACGTCGATGCCGCGGTGGCGGCCGCATCGGCGGCGTTCCTCCGGAACGACTGGCGGCAACTGACCCCGTTCGACCGTGCGGCCCTGCTGCGCCGCCTCGCCGAGCTGATCCGGGCGAATGCCGAGCCGCTGGCGGAATTCGAGAGCCTGGCCAACGGCAAGACGCATGCGGTGACCCGGCGGGAGATGACGGCGACCGCGCGCTGGTACGATTTCTACGCCAGCGCCGTCGAGATCCGGGACGACATCAGCCGCTCGCCCTCGCCTTTCACCGAGGCCCGCATCGTCCGCGAGCCGCTCGGTGTCGTCGTGGCGATCACGCCGTTCAACGGCGCCCTGTCGCTCGGATCCTGGAAGATCGCGCCGGCGCTCGCCATGGGCAACAGCGTCATCCTGAAACCACCGGTGGAGTCGCCGGCATCGAGCCTGATGCTGGCCAGGCTCGCGCTCGAGGCCGGGTTTCCGCCGGGCATCGTCAATGTGGTCCTGGGCGACGGCAGCGTCGGCGAGCGCGTCGCGACGCATCCCGACGTCGCCATGGTGAGCTTCACCGGAAGCTCCGCGGTGGCGCGCCGGCTCGGCGAAAAGGCGGCGGCGTCGATGAAGCGCTTCGTCTGCGAGGCCGGGGGCAAGTCGGCGCACATCGTCTTCGCCGATGCGGATCTGGGTTCGGCGGTGCGCGCGGCGACGCAAGGCGCCTTCAGCGCGACCGGCCAGGTCTGCGTCGCCGGCTCGCGGCTCCTGGTGCAGGAGGAGATTTTCGAGACCTTCCTCGCCCAGTTCATCGCGGCCGCGAAAAACATCCGGATCGGGCCGCCCTCGCTTGCCACGAGCCATCTCGGCCCGCTGGCCTCGAAGCGGCAGAAGACACGTGTCACGGCCTTTCTGGAAGAGGCGATCGCGGAGGGCGCGACCGTCGCGTTTAAGGGCACGCTCCCCGACATGCCGGCCGAATACGCGGACGGCTTCTGGTTTGCGCCGACCATCCTGACCGGCGTCGCCGCTCCGATGCGCATCTGCCGCGAGGAGGTGTTCGGGCCGGTCGTCACCGTGCAGCCGTTCCGGACCGAAGCCGAGGCGGTGACCCTCGCCAACGGCACGGAATACGGGCTGGCGGCGGGCTTCTGGACGCGGGACGCGGCGCGGATCCATCGGCTCGCCTGCGCCCTGCAGGCGGGCTCGGTGTGGGTCAACACCTATCGCGCCATGAACGTCATGCTGCCCTTCGGAGGCTACAAGCAATCGGGCATGGGGCGCGAGAACGGCATCGAAGCCCTGGACGAATTCGCGCAGATCAAGACGATCGTCGTCGATCACGCGGCGCATCCGGACCATTTCGCCTGA
- a CDS encoding IclR family transcriptional regulator, with protein sequence MSVKSAVRVLDIFELLANRAGGVGLSDLARALHIPKSSAWNLLKTLQARNYIDEPSPSMFVLGPQFFDVAICAPKDRKIREIAREVMVNLVAQTGETAFLGFLTPECDILQVEKVLSPNIIRYDAEIGHKRPAHCTAIGKALLAALTPDRLDVFLERAPFKSYTPYTLTTENQLRAELERVREQGVAWNKEEMVIGAWSVGVAVMGAGNRAIAGITVGGPKDRLMAKLAEISMLARTAAADIAHALETGSRAAIPPHPVGNGAR encoded by the coding sequence ATGAGCGTCAAGTCGGCCGTGCGGGTCCTGGATATTTTCGAGTTGCTGGCCAACCGCGCCGGCGGCGTCGGGCTCAGCGATCTCGCGCGCGCCTTGCATATTCCGAAGAGCAGCGCCTGGAACCTCCTCAAGACGCTCCAGGCCCGCAACTATATCGACGAACCCTCGCCCAGCATGTTCGTGCTGGGACCCCAGTTCTTCGATGTGGCGATCTGCGCCCCGAAGGACCGCAAGATCCGGGAAATCGCACGCGAGGTGATGGTGAATCTCGTCGCGCAAACGGGAGAGACCGCCTTTCTCGGCTTCCTCACGCCGGAATGCGACATCCTCCAGGTGGAGAAGGTGCTTTCGCCGAACATCATCCGCTACGATGCGGAGATCGGCCACAAGCGGCCCGCCCACTGCACCGCGATCGGCAAGGCGCTGCTGGCGGCGCTGACGCCGGACCGGCTCGACGTCTTCCTCGAGCGGGCCCCCTTCAAGAGCTACACGCCCTACACGCTGACCACGGAAAACCAGCTTCGCGCCGAGCTGGAGCGGGTTCGCGAACAGGGCGTCGCCTGGAACAAGGAGGAGATGGTGATCGGCGCGTGGTCGGTCGGTGTCGCCGTGATGGGCGCGGGCAACCGCGCGATCGCGGGCATCACGGTCGGGGGGCCGAAGGACCGGCTCATGGCGAAGCTCGCCGAGATATCCATGCTCGCCCGCACCGCGGCCGCCGACATCGCCCACGCTCTGGAGACCGGCAGCCGCGCGGCCATCCCGCCTCACCCTGTCGGGAATGGAGCACGGTGA
- a CDS encoding 2Fe-2S iron-sulfur cluster-binding protein, which yields MPTIRFHLPDGSRREIEGRPGSSLMQVALDNGVSGILAECGGSAACATCHVYVTEEDLHKLPPPEALEDEMLNFTVSERRPTSRLSCQIRLSDELDTLTVTVPDQQV from the coding sequence ATGCCCACCATTCGTTTCCACCTCCCCGACGGCAGCAGGCGCGAGATCGAGGGCCGGCCGGGGTCGTCGCTGATGCAGGTCGCGCTGGATAACGGCGTGTCCGGCATTCTCGCCGAGTGCGGAGGCTCGGCCGCCTGCGCCACCTGCCACGTCTATGTCACCGAGGAAGACCTGCACAAGCTCCCGCCGCCGGAAGCCCTGGAGGACGAGATGCTGAATTTCACCGTCAGCGAGCGCCGGCCGACCAGCCGGCTCAGCTGCCAGATCCGGCTCAGCGACGAGCTGGATACGCTCACCGTGACGGTGCCCGACCAGCAAGTCTGA